TGATCGCCATAACATTTGGGACCAGAAGCCTCACATAGAAACCAATAGATGTCAGCTGAGCATGGTTACAAGTTCCAAAGAAACCTCCAAATTCACGGCGTTCAAGTATCCCTGAATGAAATCCATCTTCTCAAGACCCACTTCTCCTGCATCGAAGGTCCAGTGAACCGCATAGTGTGTACGTTCATTTGTTTGAAACGCCAGAGAGGAAATGTAACCATTGTGTATCTCCCCGCATATCCCTTTCACAAACTCTGTCTCATGGTTCAGCCTCAACTGCAGATTCATGTAATCAAATGAAATATATCACACACACTATATGAAGTTAAAGTTGGATGAAAGAATGAATGATACTTACAATACGCCTGCTACAGACAGATGATGATGAACCGTATGTTTCAGACATGACAACAGCTCCATTCTCGACATATCCGAACTGAATTAAAGTTACTCCGTGTTTGTTGAATGAGACGTTAATGTGCGATATCACATTGTGGGGCGTCTCATCCCACTCGAAGCACC
The window above is part of the Brassica napus cultivar Da-Ae chromosome C3, Da-Ae, whole genome shotgun sequence genome. Proteins encoded here:
- the BNAC03G24440D gene encoding uncharacterized protein BNAC03G24440D: MKMITMGPLGHSRTGSGCFEWDETPHNVISHINVSFNKHGVTLIQFGYVENGAVVMSETYGSSSSVCSRRILRLNHETEFVKGICGEIHNGYISSLAFQTNERTHYAVHWTFDAGEVGLEKMDFIQGYLNAVNLEVSLELVTMLS